CCCCACCGACGTCTACCGGACCGAGCGGCGCTGAGCCGCCGGGTCAGCCGCGTGCAGGCGATGCAGGTCACCAGAGGTCCTGCCCGTAACCGGGTTGGCCACGTAACCGGGTTGGCCCACCAGGCCCAAGTTACGGACATGACTCCCCAAGCGCCTACAGACATGACTTCTGAGCGGCGCCTAGCGCAGGTCCCTGCGGCCGTGCTCCACGAGCTGGCGGGCCGCCTCGGTGACCTCGGACGGGTCGGCGGTCTCCTGGGTCCACCAGCAACCGAGCCGGTCGTCCTCGTATCTTGGCAGGACGTGCAGGTGCAGGTGGTACACGGTCTGGTTGCCGACCGTGCCGTCCGAGTTCGCCTGGAGCAGGTCCACCCCGCCGGCCTTGAAGGTGCCGGTCACCCAGCCCGCCATGCGGCGGGCGGTGGCGGCCACGGCCAGCCAGTCTTCCACGTCCGCCGACATGACGTCGGTGACGTGAGCTCGCGGCACGACGAGCAGGTGGCCGGGGGTGGCCGGGTTGATGTCCATGAAGACGACCGTCCGGTCGTCCTCGTACACGTAATCAGCCGCCAATTCCCCGGAGAGGATCTGGCAAAACACACATTCTCCCCGCATTCAGCCCTCCTGGTGCGGCGCCTGGCCCCGGAGCGTCCCTGGACCGGGGAACTCCCACAAGGGGCAGGGCGAGAACGATGGTCCGGCATCTCGGAGCATTAAACGTCGCGGTCCAGAATAAACCAAGCCAGCAGGCAGGACCGACGTTCTCTGGAAACCAGCCGTCAACCGGCCTGCCACCGCCCGGCCATTCCGGGCTCGATAGGCTACGCAAAATATCGCAGGTATGCGGCAACGAGGGCGCCTGGCCCAATTAGCCGCCGATCTGGGACATCCCGCGCGCGGGCTGCACGAAGTCGGGGGAGTTGATCTTGTGCCCGAACTCCTTGCGGGCGACGGCGTCGGCGTACAGGTCCGCGACCGCCTCGTCGGTGGCGCCCGACCGGAGCAGGCCGCGCAGGTCGTACTCGACTGTTGCGAACAGGCAGGTGCGGATCTGGCCGTCGGCGGTGAGGCGGATCCGGTCGCACTGTGCGCAGAAGGCACGGGTGACTGACGCGATGATCCCCACCGACCCCACGCCGTCGGCGTAGCGCCAGCGCTCGGCCGGGGCGCTGCCCCGGGGTCCGGACGGCGCCTCGAGGCCGAACTCCCGGTCGAGGCGGTCGAGGATCTCCGCGGCCGGCACGACCTGGTCGCGGGTCCACTCGCCAGGAGCGTCGAGCGGCATGAACTCGATGAACCGCAGCTCGACCCCAAGGTCGCGGGCCCAGGCGGCCATCTGCACGACCTCGTCGTCGTTGAAGCCGCGCACGACCACCGCGTTGATCTTGACCGGCTCGAGGCCGGCGGCGAGCGCCGCGTCGATCCCGGCAAGCACCCGCCCGAGCGCGTCCCGCCGGGTGATCTGCTTGAAGCGGTCGCGCTCCAGGGAGTCGAGGCTGATGTTGGCCCGGGAAAGCCCGGCGTCGGCGAGGGGCTGGGCGAGCCGGTCGAGCAAGAACCCGTTGGTCGTGATCGACAGCTCCACCCCGAGCTGGCCGACGGCGGCCACCACATCGACCAGGTCGCGGCGGAGCGTCGGCTCCCCGCCGGTGATGCGGATCGTGCCCACGCCCAGGCCGACCGCGACCCGGAGGGCCCGGATCAGCTCGTCGCGGGTGAGGACGCTCCCCGCCCCGAGCCACGGCAGCCCGTCCTCGGGCATGCAGTACAGGCAGCGGAAGTTGCAACGATCGGTCACCGAGACCCGCAGGTCCCGCACGACCCGGCCGAAGGTGTCGACCATCAGGCGCTCAGGCGCGGCGGGCATCAGGCGCTCAGGCATAGCGGGCCTCCTCACCCTCGGGGATGCCGACCCAGCGGCCCCCGTCGGCCCAGCGCTCCTTCTTCCAGACCGGAACGGTGCGCTTCAGCTCGTCGATCAGCTCGCGGCAGCCGGCGAACGCCTCGGCCCGGTGCGGCGCGGACGCGGCCACGATCACGCTCGGCTCGGCCTGGGGCACCACGCCCGTCCGGTGGGCCAGGTACACCGCGCCAAGGCCGTGGCGGGCGACCGCCTCCCGGGCCAGCCGCTCCATCGCCGGCCCGGCCAGCTCCTCGAAGGCCTCGTACTCGAGCTCCTCGACCACCCGGCCCTGGCTGGGGCTGCGGGTGGTGCCGACGAACAGCGCCGTGCCGCCGCAGGCGGGCAGGAGCACCGACCGGAAGGCGGCGTCGAGCGAGAGCGGCGCCCCTGTCAGGAGCACGGTCACCTCGGGCTGCACGTCCACAGGCTGCACGTCCATGCCTGCACCGTACACCGGCACCCCGGCGGTCGCACCAGCCCAAGGCGGACCCGTCATCTGCCGATCACCTTGCACAGCGCCTCGAGGCTCTGGAGGTTGTGGCCGGGCACGAACCGGTCGACGTGGGGCAGGGCCGCGGCCATGCCCCTGGCCAGCGGCTCGTAGCGGGGGCTGCCCTTCAGAGGGTTGACCCAGACCAGCCGGTGGGCGAGGCGGCCGAGCCTGGCCATCTGGGCGCCGAGCACGGCCGGATCCCCACGCTCCAGCCCGTCGGAGCAGAGCACCACCACCGACCCGCGCAGGAACGAGTGCTGCCCGTAGCGGTCGAGCAGCTCCTTGACGGACTCGCCGATGCGGGTGCCGCCGTCCCAGTCGACCACACCGGCGGCCACCTCGCGCAGGGCGTCGTCGGGTTCCGAGCGCCGCAGGGCGCGCGTGACCCGGGTGAGCCGGGTGCCGAAGCAGAACACCTCCACCCGCCGGCCAGCCCGGATCGCCGCGAAGCCGAACTGCATGAGCGCGCGGGAGTAGGCCGACATCGACCCGGACACGTCGAGGACCAGCACGAGCGGGCGCGGCTTGTCCCGGCGGGCGCGCCACGCCCGCCGGAACGGCTCACCCTGGGTGCGCAGGGACGCCCGCAGGGTCCGGCGCTGGTCGAAGCGCCGGCCGTGCGGGGACGACCGCCAGCGCCGGGTGTGCCTGACCGGCAGGTGCAGGGCCAGGCTGCGGATGACCGCGTTGGCCTCGGCCCGCTCCGCGTCGGTCAGCTCCTCGAACGACTTGGACCGCAGCACCTCGGCCCCGCTGGCGAGCACGCCGACGAGCAGCTCCTCCTCGCCCCCCTCGCCCTCCTCGCCCCCCTCGCCCTTGGCGCCGACCCGCCAGCCGTCCTCAGCCAACCCCTCCTCGACGGTCACCTCCAGCTCGGGCGGCAGCGCGACGTTCTCGAGCCACCCGGCGATCACGGCCAGGGCGTCGTCGCGTTCCTGGGGGAAGTAGGCCCCGAAGGCGTCGTCGTAGGCGGCCATGTCGGCCTTGCGGGCGACCATGGCGAGCCGCCCCGCCCAGTACAGGCCGTCGCGGTCGAGGGGGGTCAGCACCGCCACCGCCCGGCAGAACGCGAGGATCCGCCCGGTGCCGACCGGCAGGCCCCTCGACCGGAGCAGCCGCCCAAAGCCAACCAGCTCCCCGAGAGCCCGGTCGCCCTGGCTCGGCCGCCCCTCCATCAAACCAGCTCCCCGAGAGCCCGGTCGCCCTGGCTGGGCCCAGGCGCCATCACGGCTCTTCGAGGACACGGTCGAGCCGGGCGCGGACCAGCTCGAGGTCCTCGTGGTCCTTGAGCAGGGCGCCCAGGGTCGGCGCGGCCGTGGCCGGCTCGAGCTGGCTGACCCCGAGAAAGGCGAGCGCCTTGGACCAGTCGATGGTCTCGGCCACCCCCGGGCGCTTGGCCACGTCCATGGCCCGCAGCCGGGCCACGGCCGCCGCCACCTGGCGGGCGAGCGCCTCGGGCACCTCCGGGGCGCGCACGCGCACGATGTCGACCTCGCGCTGGACCGACGGGTGGTCGATCCAGTGGTAGAGGCAGCGGCGCTTGAGGGCGTCGTGCAGCTCCCGGGTGCGGTTGGAGGTGATGACCACGGCCGGCGGCCGGTCGGCGGCCACCCGGCCGATCTCGGGGATGGTGACCGCGAACTCCGACAGCACCTCGAGCAGGAACGCCTCGAACTCGTCGTCGGCCCGGTCCAGCTCGTCGATCAGCAGCACCGCGCCCGCGCCGGCCCGCACCGCGGTGAGCAGCGGGCGCTCGACCAGGAACTCGGCGCCGAACAGGTCGGCGGCGCCCTGGCCGAGCTGGGCCGCGCGCACCGCGATGAGCTGCCGGGAGTAGTCCCACTCGTAGAGGGCCTGGCTGGCGTCGATCCCCTCGTAGCACTGCAGGCGCACCAGCTGGCGGCCCAGGAGCGCGGCCAGGACCTTGGCCACCTCGGTCTTGCCCACGCCGGCCTCGCCCTCGAGCAGCAGCGGCT
This region of Actinomycetes bacterium genomic DNA includes:
- a CDS encoding molybdenum cofactor biosynthesis protein MoaE, with the translated sequence MDVQPVDVQPEVTVLLTGAPLSLDAAFRSVLLPACGGTALFVGTTRSPSQGRVVEELEYEAFEELAGPAMERLAREAVARHGLGAVYLAHRTGVVPQAEPSVIVAASAPHRAEAFAGCRELIDELKRTVPVWKKERWADGGRWVGIPEGEEARYA
- a CDS encoding HIT family protein: MRGECVFCQILSGELAADYVYEDDRTVVFMDINPATPGHLLVVPRAHVTDVMSADVEDWLAVAATARRMAGWVTGTFKAGGVDLLQANSDGTVGNQTVYHLHLHVLPRYEDDRLGCWWTQETADPSEVTEAARQLVEHGRRDLR
- the moaA gene encoding GTP 3',8-cyclase MoaA, with the protein product MPERLMPAAPERLMVDTFGRVVRDLRVSVTDRCNFRCLYCMPEDGLPWLGAGSVLTRDELIRALRVAVGLGVGTIRITGGEPTLRRDLVDVVAAVGQLGVELSITTNGFLLDRLAQPLADAGLSRANISLDSLERDRFKQITRRDALGRVLAGIDAALAAGLEPVKINAVVVRGFNDDEVVQMAAWARDLGVELRFIEFMPLDAPGEWTRDQVVPAAEILDRLDREFGLEAPSGPRGSAPAERWRYADGVGSVGIIASVTRAFCAQCDRIRLTADGQIRTCLFATVEYDLRGLLRSGATDEAVADLYADAVARKEFGHKINSPDFVQPARGMSQIGG
- a CDS encoding MoxR family ATPase, producing MLGGRSRGGRLSVGALPFGSVGELEAALREHAYLADRGLATALHLALALDKPLLLEGEAGVGKTEVAKVLAALLGRQLVRLQCYEGIDASQALYEWDYSRQLIAVRAAQLGQGAADLFGAEFLVERPLLTAVRAGAGAVLLIDELDRADDEFEAFLLEVLSEFAVTIPEIGRVAADRPPAVVITSNRTRELHDALKRRCLYHWIDHPSVQREVDIVRVRAPEVPEALARQVAAAVARLRAMDVAKRPGVAETIDWSKALAFLGVSQLEPATAAPTLGALLKDHEDLELVRARLDRVLEEP
- a CDS encoding VWA domain-containing protein; this encodes MEGRPSQGDRALGELVGFGRLLRSRGLPVGTGRILAFCRAVAVLTPLDRDGLYWAGRLAMVARKADMAAYDDAFGAYFPQERDDALAVIAGWLENVALPPELEVTVEEGLAEDGWRVGAKGEGGEEGEGGEEELLVGVLASGAEVLRSKSFEELTDAERAEANAVIRSLALHLPVRHTRRWRSSPHGRRFDQRRTLRASLRTQGEPFRRAWRARRDKPRPLVLVLDVSGSMSAYSRALMQFGFAAIRAGRRVEVFCFGTRLTRVTRALRRSEPDDALREVAAGVVDWDGGTRIGESVKELLDRYGQHSFLRGSVVVLCSDGLERGDPAVLGAQMARLGRLAHRLVWVNPLKGSPRYEPLARGMAAALPHVDRFVPGHNLQSLEALCKVIGR